The segment TGAGCTTCAGGCCCAGAAAACCAGTCTTCTGGGGCATTTCCAGCACTTCGCAGCTGACATTCAGATCATCGGCCTGCACGCCCAGCAGGGCACAGGCTTTTGCGCGGGCTTCATCGACCGTTTTGCCGGTCGCTTCCTGCTTACGGATCATAACCGTTCTCCTCCTTCTTATTCTTTATCCTGCTTGTTCAGCTCGCTCAGCGGCACGGTGCGCTCGTCCTTGTAGCGCTCCTCGTCCAGCTTGCGGGCATACTCCAGCCGGCGCTTGTTCATCTCGCTGGCGGAAAGGTTCTTTTCCGTGGTCTCGCCGGTCTTGGGATCGGTGACCTTGACGGTGGTGTTCTTCACACCGCGCTTTTCCTGCTTTTTCTTTTCTGCGATCTGCGCTTCGATCTCCTTGCGCATCTTATCGGGGTCGTACACCTTGCGCATGACCTGGGTCTGCGCGGTCATCACGATGTTGGAAATGACGTAGTACAGAGAGAATGCCAGAGGATAGGTGAAGCAGAAGAACAGGTACATCAGCGGCATCATATACATGGTCACCTTCATGCTGCCCTGCATCTGCTGGCCGCTGGCCTTCATGCTGATGTGGGTGGACAGGAGCATGGTGATGACCGACAGCAGCGGCAGCACGATGTCCAGCGACAGGCCCAGCTTGGGCACGCGGGTCAGGTCGATGCCGAGGAAGGTCATATGACGGCTGAACTCGGTGACAGTCGCGATCTGCTCCGGGGTAAAGCAGGCAGCCAGACTGCTGTTGCCTGCCACCAGCTGAGAAATAATGGTGGTATCGCGGGTGATGGCGGTAAAGGCGACACCGGAGGCAGTCAGGGCCTCACCGGCAGCGGTCAGGGCAGCAGCGCTGATGTGGAAGATGCGCTCCAGCGGATTGTACACGACGCCGATAACGCCAAACATGACCAGGAAGTTCAGCAGCATGGGCACACAGCCTGCGGTGGGGTTATAGCCGTAGTTCTGCTGCAGCTTGAGCATTTCTTCCTGCTGCTTTTCAGGCTTGTCCTTGTACTTGTTCTGGATCTCCATCATCATGGGCTGGAAGGCCGACATTTTAGCCATGCTCTTCTGCTGGCTCAGCTGCAGAGGGATCTTGACGATGTTGATGAGCAGCGTGAAGATGATGATGTCCCAGCCATAGCTCGGGAGCAGCTTGTAGATCCACTCCATGACATAGCCGAGAGGACCGCTCAGGATGTAAAAGAAGTTCATACCTTTGTCCATTCTGCCCCGTCTGTGGCACGGGACTTGTTATTTTTTATCGTAGGACACGCTGCCCACAGTGCACCGCGTCACAAGAAGCTTTATGATCTAAAATGCCCTCCGCGTTGCTCTGGGCATATTCAGCGGAAAAATTATTTTATATTTGCGTTTGTCGCGGCCTGTGGGCCGCTCCAAACGCATTTTCACGGGAAAGGTCGTAACGAAAAACAGCATTTGCTGCCGCTGGCTCCCTGCGGGAGCATTCACGTCAGCATGAAAACATGCTGTTGCCCTTACGTTTCGTCGCGCAGCGACTTAAAACCGGCGGAACACAAAAAATCCTCTAGCGCAGCGGCT is part of the Faecalibacterium sp. HTF-F genome and harbors:
- a CDS encoding YidC/Oxa1 family membrane protein insertase produces the protein MNFFYILSGPLGYVMEWIYKLLPSYGWDIIIFTLLINIVKIPLQLSQQKSMAKMSAFQPMMMEIQNKYKDKPEKQQEEMLKLQQNYGYNPTAGCVPMLLNFLVMFGVIGVVYNPLERIFHISAAALTAAGEALTASGVAFTAITRDTTIISQLVAGNSSLAACFTPEQIATVTEFSRHMTFLGIDLTRVPKLGLSLDIVLPLLSVITMLLSTHISMKASGQQMQGSMKVTMYMMPLMYLFFCFTYPLAFSLYYVISNIVMTAQTQVMRKVYDPDKMRKEIEAQIAEKKKQEKRGVKNTTVKVTDPKTGETTEKNLSASEMNKRRLEYARKLDEERYKDERTVPLSELNKQDKE